Proteins encoded in a region of the Pseudothermotoga elfii DSM 9442 = NBRC 107921 genome:
- a CDS encoding ComEC/Rec2 family competence protein, with amino-acid sequence MNYFWLISFLGISTGVLLSPALLISFSMVGIAIFLLWKHLSVRIYLLCVVLGLIISLPGNVPQRSEIVGFCTLKKSSYTVVSNVRFFENGKWNYLHHDVKVKSDQINPGEEVYIYGKISKSFSYPLYTVVPDFSCGVRQTARGFLKVMSILQKFKEENEIFIIDVLGPFAKTVNGLLFSDGEFDQAEYSDLKNSGLAHIFAVSGLHVGIVYALVEIIVSFFTYKLFFRRFIGAFIALMFALSTGPTPSAFRAAAMLCIWSFFKIADYPVEPLNVLGMAGTFNILLEPYCILSTSFLMSYMATASILICQEKIRSYHIVVKTLFTPFSAFFGVAPFLNIFSSLNVLSPFLSIFATYLVIPIIWAAFISIFFRTIHMETLAQILLKGATPFVYLVQRLIHLSSLVPNFSLGLTGYILFSLLILFLFWHFGHKP; translated from the coding sequence ATGAATTATTTCTGGCTGATATCTTTTCTTGGTATTTCAACCGGGGTTTTGCTATCCCCGGCTCTTTTAATTTCTTTCTCAATGGTTGGTATCGCCATTTTTTTATTGTGGAAACATCTTTCTGTTAGGATCTACCTCCTGTGTGTCGTTCTTGGTTTGATCATCAGCCTTCCTGGCAATGTTCCACAAAGATCGGAAATAGTCGGGTTCTGTACCTTAAAAAAATCCAGCTATACTGTTGTGAGCAATGTCAGATTTTTTGAGAATGGGAAATGGAATTATCTGCACCATGATGTAAAAGTGAAATCTGATCAGATAAATCCCGGGGAAGAGGTATATATCTATGGAAAAATCAGCAAATCCTTTTCTTATCCTCTATATACAGTTGTACCAGATTTTTCCTGCGGTGTCAGACAAACAGCAAGAGGGTTTTTAAAAGTTATGAGCATCTTGCAAAAATTCAAAGAGGAAAACGAAATTTTCATCATAGATGTTCTCGGACCATTTGCAAAAACAGTCAATGGACTGCTTTTCAGTGATGGCGAATTTGATCAGGCAGAATATAGTGATCTAAAAAACAGTGGGCTTGCCCATATATTTGCTGTATCTGGTCTTCATGTGGGGATTGTGTATGCGCTTGTGGAAATTATAGTGAGTTTTTTTACATACAAACTCTTTTTCAGGAGGTTCATCGGAGCTTTTATAGCTCTGATGTTTGCACTGAGCACTGGTCCAACACCCTCGGCATTCAGAGCAGCAGCAATGCTTTGCATCTGGAGTTTTTTTAAGATTGCTGACTATCCAGTTGAACCATTAAATGTACTTGGAATGGCTGGAACATTCAATATTTTACTGGAACCCTATTGCATATTATCAACATCATTTTTGATGAGCTATATGGCAACAGCGTCTATCCTAATCTGCCAGGAAAAGATTCGCTCATACCACATTGTTGTAAAAACTCTCTTCACACCTTTTTCGGCATTTTTTGGTGTTGCACCCTTTTTAAATATCTTCTCCTCGCTAAATGTTCTCTCGCCTTTTTTAAGTATCTTTGCTACTTATCTGGTTATCCCCATAATATGGGCAGCTTTCATATCAATTTTTTTCAGAACAATTCACATGGAAACCTTAGCCCAAATTCTATTGAAGGGTGCAACACCTTTTGTATATCTTGTTCAGCGTTTAATTCATCTTTCCTCTCTTGTACCAAATTTTTCTCTCGGTCTTACAGGTTATATTCTGTTTTCTCTGCTGATACTTTTCCTATTCTGGCATTTCGGACACAAACCATAG
- a CDS encoding 2,3-bisphosphoglycerate-independent phosphoglycerate mutase gives MNYDRQQLLSEIVQPAQTKIVLLVMDGIGDIPKNGETPLQKANTPNFDKLAKDSDLGQTIPVLHGITPGSGPGHLALFGYDPVKYQIGRGILEALGSNVDVEEKDIVARANFATVKNGIIVDRRAGRPSTEESGKVVQKLSSLIKEIDGVKITFYPGKEHRFVVKLTAEGLDDKITDADPQKEGKPILLTQPLTAEAKKTSEIVNKLMNQIADVLKDEERMNFALIRGFSKYPKLPQFPEVYKLKAAAIATYPMYRGIAKLVGMDVIETGSTIQEEMQTLKSVWGSYDFFYFHVKKTDSYGEDGDFDSKVHVIEEVDSVLPEIISLNPDVLAITGDHSTPAALKSHSWHPVPFMLWSKYTRKGLSKAFDEYECAKGTLGTFYAVDAMSIILAHALRLEKYGA, from the coding sequence ATGAATTACGACAGGCAACAGCTTTTAAGCGAGATAGTTCAGCCTGCGCAAACTAAAATCGTTTTACTTGTTATGGATGGAATCGGTGATATTCCAAAAAATGGAGAGACACCACTTCAAAAAGCAAACACTCCAAACTTTGACAAACTTGCTAAAGATTCAGACCTCGGTCAGACTATACCAGTCCTTCATGGAATAACACCTGGCAGCGGTCCCGGACATCTTGCCTTATTTGGTTACGATCCTGTTAAATATCAAATAGGTCGAGGAATACTCGAAGCTCTTGGTTCAAATGTAGACGTTGAAGAAAAAGATATCGTTGCGAGGGCAAATTTTGCTACTGTAAAAAATGGTATTATTGTAGATCGAAGAGCAGGAAGACCTTCAACAGAGGAAAGCGGAAAAGTTGTTCAAAAACTCTCAAGTCTTATCAAAGAAATTGATGGCGTCAAGATAACTTTTTACCCTGGCAAGGAGCATCGTTTTGTAGTTAAACTAACTGCTGAGGGCCTTGATGACAAAATAACCGATGCCGATCCACAAAAAGAAGGCAAACCAATTCTGCTCACCCAACCTCTCACAGCAGAAGCAAAAAAGACATCGGAAATTGTAAACAAGCTCATGAATCAAATAGCAGATGTGCTCAAAGACGAAGAAAGGATGAACTTCGCCCTTATAAGGGGGTTTTCAAAATACCCAAAATTACCGCAATTTCCTGAGGTTTACAAACTTAAAGCTGCTGCAATAGCAACATACCCCATGTACAGAGGCATCGCAAAGCTTGTCGGGATGGATGTAATTGAAACGGGGTCAACTATACAAGAAGAAATGCAAACACTGAAAAGTGTCTGGGGTAGTTACGATTTCTTCTACTTCCACGTGAAAAAAACAGATTCCTATGGTGAAGACGGAGATTTCGATTCTAAGGTGCATGTTATAGAAGAGGTTGATTCGGTTCTACCCGAAATCATTTCTTTAAATCCGGATGTTCTTGCCATAACAGGAGATCACTCAACACCAGCTGCTCTCAAATCACACAGCTGGCATCCTGTACCGTTCATGTTGTGGTCAAAATATACAAGAAAGGGTTTAAGCAAGGCTTTCGATGAATACGAATGTGCAAAAGGAACTCTCGGCACATTCTACGCAGTAGATGCGATGAGTATCATTCTTGCTCATGCTCTTAGACTTGAAAAATATGGTGCATGA
- a CDS encoding tetratricopeptide repeat protein, producing the protein MLIKAIVYLPLKPDKAKRLNLPVKLPVLAEDLPEILDENHIPVNIIIRGLEAQYEISKDQYYKSYLIYFYYEKVKEALNENNLTEAEEWLGKVEQLERDYRYDFFKGVILSRSGDYDQAEIFLRSSTSKNNYFALGHYELGNLLRSKKEFEDAILEYKKAFESDKNFLLPLLRIGDCYMEMGEVRQACDFYQTAIQIDPNFAQAYARLGVAYNILQKYDHAENSLRKAVQIDKTDYLSLFNLSFTLSRLGKHFEAMHILKDLVEKKPQDATIMNEYALILRKLGFYEQAKDFIDRAFEINNNDPSLNYNRVLLTLFVDKEEAIRLSEKLSSPYYEKMEDLITFLRQWRPVDVPDFISDKVKKFKPCMEKGEINVQKLVDLLENEDRINMVKNGILPATDTEIDTVQWLDIVMFIILASNDDPIKMEKNVTKVAVSLYGSGIMLAVAITLMRIFLHISAHGNFDLQSFVNDVVTDIQEYHWQFAKRISELENESFSLEELHLNGIKKGSDFLIELLKILSIDITEEDLYLIEDNLMKEIYLIFQSIRR; encoded by the coding sequence GTGCTTATCAAGGCAATAGTTTATCTTCCACTGAAACCTGATAAAGCCAAACGATTGAACCTACCAGTGAAACTTCCAGTACTTGCAGAAGATCTGCCAGAGATTCTCGATGAGAATCACATACCCGTGAATATAATCATAAGGGGCTTAGAAGCTCAGTATGAGATTTCGAAAGATCAGTATTACAAATCATATTTGATTTACTTCTATTATGAAAAAGTTAAAGAGGCCCTGAATGAAAACAACCTGACAGAAGCTGAAGAGTGGCTTGGAAAGGTTGAACAGCTCGAGAGAGATTACAGATACGATTTTTTCAAAGGTGTGATTTTATCGAGAAGCGGGGATTACGATCAGGCTGAAATTTTTCTGAGGTCAAGTACATCAAAAAACAATTATTTTGCACTCGGCCATTACGAACTTGGGAATCTTTTGAGGTCAAAAAAAGAGTTCGAAGATGCCATACTGGAATACAAAAAGGCTTTTGAATCGGACAAAAATTTTCTTTTACCGCTATTAAGAATAGGGGATTGTTATATGGAGATGGGGGAGGTAAGACAGGCATGCGATTTTTACCAGACGGCAATTCAAATCGATCCAAACTTCGCACAAGCATATGCACGCTTAGGGGTAGCTTACAACATTTTGCAAAAATATGACCATGCGGAGAACAGTTTGAGAAAAGCTGTACAAATAGATAAAACAGACTATTTGAGTTTATTCAATTTATCTTTCACTCTGTCTCGCCTTGGAAAACATTTCGAAGCTATGCATATTCTAAAAGATCTTGTAGAAAAAAAGCCTCAGGATGCCACTATAATGAATGAATATGCTCTGATTTTGAGAAAACTCGGTTTCTATGAACAGGCAAAAGATTTTATAGACAGGGCTTTTGAGATCAACAACAATGATCCTTCTTTAAATTACAACAGAGTGCTGTTGACACTTTTTGTTGACAAAGAGGAAGCTATTCGCTTATCTGAAAAACTTTCATCACCGTATTATGAGAAAATGGAAGATTTAATCACTTTTTTAAGGCAATGGCGTCCTGTTGATGTGCCAGATTTTATATCGGATAAAGTCAAGAAATTCAAACCGTGCATGGAAAAAGGCGAGATAAACGTGCAAAAACTGGTAGATCTTTTAGAGAACGAAGATCGTATTAACATGGTGAAAAATGGAATACTACCTGCTACAGACACAGAGATAGACACCGTACAATGGCTGGACATCGTGATGTTTATAATACTTGCATCAAATGATGATCCGATAAAAATGGAAAAAAATGTTACAAAAGTGGCTGTTTCGCTTTATGGAAGCGGAATAATGCTTGCAGTGGCAATAACATTGATGAGAATCTTCCTGCACATCAGTGCACACGGAAACTTTGATCTTCAGAGCTTTGTGAACGATGTAGTAACAGATATACAGGAGTACCATTGGCAATTTGCAAAGAGAATTTCTGAGCTCGAAAATGAAAGTTTTTCACTTGAGGAGTTGCATTTGAACGGAATCAAAAAAGGAAGCGATTTTCTCATCGAACTTCTGAAAATTCTTTCTATAGATATAACTGAAGAAGATTTATACTTAATCGAAGATAATCTTATGAAAGAAATCTATCTAATCTTTCAATCTATACGGAGGTGA
- a CDS encoding GTPase — MWYPGHMAKASKTIHRIIKDIDLVVELLDSRAPLATQAYDRKFLMGKKKVMILGKSDIADPKQTMKWKIFFESKNEKVLIFNKNTTKNYLIDFIANHADKNSLIMIVGAPNVGKSTLLNKLKGTRSAKVGAAPGITRGLQWFSAGGSLRILDTPGLLLPKLWSSDLAAKLLLTGCLIPENVPPKVLERAFEIYARRAKLEENSLQDFLERHAQKMGMILKGGIPDRERALVDFFIKLSQGKLGRFTFETVEEASAYQGNSLSSTET; from the coding sequence ATGTGGTACCCGGGGCACATGGCAAAAGCTTCAAAAACAATACACCGTATCATAAAAGATATAGACCTTGTCGTAGAATTGCTTGATTCACGAGCTCCCCTCGCCACGCAGGCTTACGACAGGAAATTCCTTATGGGGAAAAAGAAGGTCATGATTCTCGGCAAATCAGACATAGCTGATCCTAAACAAACCATGAAGTGGAAGATTTTTTTTGAGAGTAAAAATGAAAAGGTATTAATTTTCAACAAAAATACCACCAAAAACTACCTCATAGACTTCATTGCAAACCACGCGGATAAAAACTCGTTGATCATGATAGTTGGTGCACCAAATGTCGGCAAATCAACTTTACTGAACAAGCTTAAAGGAACGCGCTCAGCAAAAGTTGGGGCTGCACCTGGCATCACGAGGGGTTTGCAGTGGTTTTCGGCAGGAGGTTCACTCAGAATACTTGATACGCCCGGGTTGCTATTACCAAAGCTCTGGAGTTCAGATTTAGCTGCGAAGCTTCTTTTAACCGGATGTTTGATTCCTGAAAATGTTCCCCCAAAGGTTCTGGAAAGGGCTTTTGAAATATATGCCAGACGTGCAAAGCTTGAAGAAAACAGTCTGCAGGATTTTCTGGAAAGGCACGCACAAAAAATGGGAATGATTCTGAAAGGCGGCATACCTGACAGAGAAAGGGCTCTTGTAGATTTCTTTATCAAATTATCTCAAGGAAAACTTGGAAGATTTACCTTCGAAACTGTAGAGGAGGCGAGTGCTTATCAAGGCAATAGTTTATCTTCCACTGAAACCTGA
- the glgD gene encoding glucose-1-phosphate adenylyltransferase subunit GlgD yields the protein MRVLGLILAGGQSKMLGSLVSKRASAALPIFGKYRAIDFTLSNMVNAGIKKVGVLTQYNPRSLMDHLGSGKEWDLDRKNGGLFLLQPYVSQEGYYWYKGTADAIFQNMTILRRGEEDYVLIGSGDHIYKADFGDIFNFHFSTGADITLLVKELDETYDLTQYGIVKLSGNRVMEIEEKPENPKNNTAFLGIYFMNKYLLMELLYNYVNRGENDLLNIVISQIDRLKVHGYVFRGYWRNIKKGVAEYFRVNMDCLKREIREELFYKHGKVYTKLKDFPPPKIGGNAVVKNSIVSDGCIVNGYVENSILFRGVVVKAGAVVENSVLMQDAVVEEGAIVRNVILDKEVLIRQEAKLIGRDSIAVMEKRAVL from the coding sequence ATGAGAGTCCTTGGATTGATTCTTGCAGGAGGACAGAGTAAAATGCTCGGCTCTCTTGTGTCAAAGAGAGCAAGTGCAGCGCTGCCTATATTTGGTAAATATCGTGCTATCGATTTCACTCTCAGCAATATGGTCAATGCTGGTATAAAAAAGGTTGGAGTGCTTACTCAGTACAACCCGAGAAGCTTGATGGACCACCTTGGCTCAGGGAAAGAGTGGGATCTGGATAGAAAAAATGGTGGATTGTTTCTTCTCCAACCATACGTAAGCCAAGAAGGTTATTACTGGTATAAAGGAACGGCAGACGCTATTTTTCAAAACATGACGATACTCAGGCGTGGTGAAGAAGATTACGTTCTTATAGGTTCCGGTGATCACATATACAAAGCAGATTTTGGTGATATATTCAACTTTCATTTTTCTACAGGTGCCGATATAACATTGCTTGTTAAAGAACTTGACGAAACGTACGATCTTACTCAATATGGAATAGTGAAACTTTCGGGAAACAGGGTAATGGAAATTGAGGAAAAGCCAGAAAATCCCAAAAATAATACCGCTTTCTTAGGAATATATTTTATGAACAAATATCTTTTGATGGAGTTGCTATACAATTACGTAAATAGAGGAGAAAATGACCTTTTGAATATCGTCATTTCTCAGATAGACAGGCTCAAAGTACATGGCTATGTTTTCAGAGGATACTGGAGAAATATCAAAAAGGGAGTTGCCGAGTATTTCCGTGTGAATATGGATTGTTTGAAAAGAGAGATCCGTGAAGAGCTGTTTTACAAACATGGGAAAGTCTATACAAAACTGAAAGATTTTCCCCCACCTAAAATAGGTGGAAATGCGGTTGTGAAAAACTCAATAGTTTCTGATGGATGCATTGTCAATGGATATGTAGAAAACTCAATACTGTTCAGAGGCGTTGTTGTGAAAGCAGGTGCGGTTGTTGAAAATTCTGTCTTAATGCAAGATGCGGTTGTGGAAGAAGGCGCAATTGTCAGAAATGTGATTCTCGACAAAGAAGTTTTGATTAGACAGGAAGCAAAACTGATTGGGAGAGATTCCATAGCAGTTATGGAAAAAAGGGCAGTTCTATGA
- a CDS encoding glucose-1-phosphate adenylyltransferase: MRKVLALILAGGHGKRLGVLTEKIAKPAVPFGGKYRLIDFTLSNCVNSGIYHVGVLTQYRPHLLNNHINIGRPWDLDRKKGGVTILPPYLGGVAGWYRGTANAVYQNIEYVDSADPDFVLILSGDHVYAMDYNDIIDFHILKGAEGTIACIEVPPEETNRFGIMMTDLDSRIVDFEEKPQRARSNLASLGIYVFNWKFLKEYLIRDEQNNESTHDFGHDIIPLMINEGCQIYAFKFNGYWRDVGTVRSYWESNLELTRPIPPLNLYDRHWRFFTQTEEMPPAYCAPTSKIVNSIISEGCEIYGFVENSVIFQGVYIGENAVVKNSVVMTSTKIGENCVITDAVIAERVIVENRVIIGEGDDAKNKLDSDVYTGQITVIGMYSVIPSGSVIGKNCVVGVGVEKGDFKTQKVESGDYILHKE, encoded by the coding sequence ATGAGGAAAGTTCTCGCTCTCATTTTGGCTGGCGGCCATGGGAAAAGATTAGGGGTTCTGACTGAGAAAATAGCCAAGCCCGCTGTACCTTTTGGTGGAAAATACAGACTTATTGATTTCACTCTTAGCAACTGCGTGAATTCTGGAATATACCATGTGGGAGTTTTGACTCAGTATAGGCCGCATCTGCTCAACAATCATATAAATATTGGTCGTCCATGGGATCTGGATAGGAAAAAAGGTGGAGTGACAATACTTCCCCCTTATCTTGGTGGTGTAGCAGGCTGGTACAGAGGAACTGCCAACGCGGTTTATCAAAATATAGAATATGTTGATTCTGCTGATCCCGATTTTGTGCTCATCCTTTCTGGTGATCATGTGTATGCGATGGATTACAACGATATAATAGATTTTCATATATTGAAAGGTGCTGAAGGTACTATTGCTTGCATAGAGGTACCTCCTGAGGAAACGAATAGATTTGGCATCATGATGACAGATCTTGATTCAAGAATAGTAGATTTTGAAGAAAAACCGCAAAGGGCAAGATCGAATCTTGCATCTCTTGGCATATATGTTTTCAATTGGAAGTTTTTGAAAGAGTATCTTATTAGAGACGAGCAAAACAATGAAAGTACGCACGATTTTGGCCATGATATTATCCCTTTGATGATAAATGAAGGATGCCAGATATACGCTTTCAAATTCAATGGTTACTGGAGAGATGTCGGAACAGTTAGATCTTATTGGGAAAGTAACCTGGAGCTCACAAGGCCTATTCCTCCTTTGAATCTCTACGATCGACATTGGCGATTCTTTACACAAACAGAAGAAATGCCACCTGCGTACTGTGCCCCAACGTCGAAAATAGTTAATTCTATAATCAGTGAAGGATGCGAGATATACGGTTTTGTCGAAAACAGTGTGATCTTTCAGGGAGTTTACATTGGTGAAAATGCAGTGGTAAAGAACAGTGTTGTCATGACATCAACAAAGATAGGAGAAAATTGCGTTATCACAGACGCTGTAATAGCTGAACGAGTTATTGTGGAAAATAGAGTAATTATTGGTGAGGGTGATGATGCAAAAAACAAGTTAGATAGCGATGTTTATACCGGGCAAATCACTGTTATTGGGATGTATTCGGTTATACCATCAGGTTCAGTAATCGGTAAAAATTGTGTCGTTGGCGTCGGGGTAGAAAAAGGTGATTTCAAAACTCAGAAAGTAGAATCGGGGGATTATATACTTCATAAGGAGTGA
- a CDS encoding DUF4899 domain-containing protein: protein MDFYFVKYRLKSRITAEEGIGFFFGKVNEPPEYDLLIVPSRYSNFLRLDLSDDYAAFIKGFNDLKSKLSSQIPESVDLSNEFLSYIKGYISRKGGQLFGAELSAAVKDSDVDLVQYIVSEILKEWAPKIEITVEFKQVSYQEISAENFMQLWQDFDSEGLVDVLKRPDIADLAEIFPLVDPIRGKVLAEFDVGDPIFFVILNVRNSENLEKLKLLYPKHFSQQGNVIPLPGILVGKELIRGKKEEYYLIKVDMGEGLLGRGLIPKSIKIMSEVQRFEEKITKSQQEWNDKLSQMVSEKPEQQNQNQSVKLAGIRSDMKSHGSDFLIAFLMTLMVLGIILIVSYFFTL from the coding sequence TTGGATTTTTACTTTGTTAAGTATCGATTGAAAAGCCGTATCACGGCAGAAGAAGGGATAGGTTTTTTCTTCGGGAAAGTTAATGAGCCTCCCGAATATGATCTGCTAATTGTTCCAAGCAGGTATTCAAATTTTCTGAGGTTAGATCTCTCAGATGATTATGCTGCTTTTATAAAAGGGTTTAACGATCTCAAGTCAAAGTTATCATCGCAGATTCCAGAAAGTGTAGATCTTTCGAACGAATTTTTGAGTTACATTAAAGGATATATCTCTCGAAAAGGTGGGCAGCTCTTTGGGGCAGAGCTGAGTGCTGCTGTTAAAGACAGCGATGTAGATCTCGTGCAGTATATCGTTTCGGAGATTCTCAAAGAATGGGCCCCAAAGATAGAGATTACAGTTGAATTCAAACAGGTCAGCTACCAAGAAATATCCGCAGAGAATTTTATGCAATTGTGGCAGGATTTCGATAGCGAGGGTTTGGTTGATGTACTGAAGAGGCCAGATATAGCAGATCTTGCTGAGATTTTTCCACTGGTTGACCCTATAAGAGGTAAAGTTCTTGCGGAATTTGATGTTGGAGATCCTATTTTTTTCGTAATCCTCAATGTAAGAAATTCAGAGAATCTGGAAAAGCTCAAATTACTTTACCCCAAGCATTTTTCGCAGCAAGGAAATGTAATCCCGCTGCCCGGTATACTTGTTGGCAAAGAACTCATAAGAGGTAAAAAAGAGGAATATTACCTGATAAAAGTTGATATGGGTGAAGGTTTGCTCGGAAGGGGTTTAATACCTAAGTCTATAAAGATAATGTCTGAAGTCCAGAGATTTGAAGAAAAGATCACAAAATCACAACAAGAATGGAACGACAAACTTTCTCAGATGGTATCAGAGAAGCCAGAGCAGCAGAACCAGAATCAAAGTGTAAAATTAGCTGGAATTAGATCTGATATGAAATCTCACGGAAGTGATTTCCTAATAGCCTTTCTGATGACCTTGATGGTCTTGGGAATAATCTTGATTGTTTCGTACTTTTTCACATTATGA
- a CDS encoding radical SAM protein, translating into MSKLNISKSMFPPDLKTAYLMLDGKCRFNCLYCSHAISSISPQRFLSRVTWPLIDKDVLIEKISHSDFERICIQTVSYKGYQDDLRLLLKDIVPLGKKVSISVRAENIKEIEDYFNLGVDRIGIAVDVVNEKLFSKIRGGNFKFTLSLIERSAKLFPKKISTHIIVGLGENDSDLLKIMIHFYELGVEVGLFAFTPLNGTPLQDLERPPIERYRRIQIARYLIFTGRKELVFLDQGIIRFRCIPDDAIKAFLTSGCPGCSRPYYNDRPGKSLYNVHSEKLLLSMDLSREVKW; encoded by the coding sequence TTGTCTAAGTTGAATATCAGCAAAAGCATGTTTCCACCTGATTTGAAAACTGCATACCTGATGCTCGATGGTAAATGTAGATTCAACTGCTTGTATTGTAGTCATGCCATTTCCTCTATCTCCCCTCAAAGATTTTTGAGTCGTGTCACATGGCCCTTGATTGATAAAGATGTTCTTATTGAAAAAATTTCGCACAGTGACTTTGAAAGAATATGTATTCAAACAGTTTCTTACAAAGGTTATCAGGATGATCTCAGGTTGCTTTTGAAAGATATAGTTCCTTTAGGGAAAAAGGTATCAATATCGGTTCGAGCTGAAAATATCAAAGAAATAGAGGATTATTTCAACCTTGGGGTTGACAGAATTGGCATAGCTGTTGATGTTGTTAATGAAAAGCTATTTTCAAAAATACGAGGTGGAAACTTCAAATTCACGTTGAGTCTCATTGAAAGATCCGCAAAGTTGTTTCCGAAAAAAATATCAACACACATCATTGTTGGGTTGGGTGAGAATGATTCTGATCTTCTCAAAATTATGATTCACTTTTATGAGCTTGGTGTTGAGGTTGGTCTGTTTGCTTTTACACCACTGAATGGTACACCATTGCAGGATCTTGAGCGTCCGCCGATTGAAAGATACAGGAGAATACAAATTGCTCGTTATCTTATATTTACCGGTAGAAAAGAGCTCGTGTTTCTGGATCAGGGAATAATTCGTTTCAGATGTATTCCAGACGATGCAATAAAAGCTTTTCTAACAAGTGGTTGTCCGGGTTGCTCGAGGCCTTATTATAACGACCGTCCTGGTAAATCACTCTATAACGTACACTCAGAGAAACTACTTCTGAGCATGGATTTGTCGCGGGAGGTGAAGTGGTGA
- the rsxC gene encoding electron transport complex subunit RsxC encodes MKLLTFRGGIHPPEKKELARESQIIRLDPPKIAYVFLANHAGAPAKCVVEENQHVRTGQVIGEPAGFISGYVHSPVTGIVKKIDKVYHPLQGKPMEAVVIERTSEDDWEYLDHKDWEKLSREELLEVVKKAGIVGLGGAMFPTHVKLNPPKDKKIDTLIINAAECEPYLTIDHRLMLEKAEDFIEGIRIVMKILQVQKSFVGVESNKLDAYKHLKSIVGSEEIEVKLLKTKYPQGAEKQLIYAITGRKVPVGGLPMDVGVVVQNVQTVIAIKHAVVDRKPLVERGLTVSGEGINKPANVIARIGTTVNQLIELAGGLKEEAERVILGGPMTGIAINRLDIPILKGTSGITVLLKEKQPVQKNCIRCTKCVVACPMGLQPYLLYLLSNKRKYDEAVSEGLMSCIECGACAYICPSKIDHVRAIKLAKKVYQALRGGRK; translated from the coding sequence GTGAAATTATTAACTTTTAGAGGAGGTATTCATCCACCGGAGAAAAAAGAGCTTGCAAGAGAATCACAGATTATTCGGCTCGATCCACCAAAGATTGCATATGTGTTTTTGGCAAATCATGCTGGTGCACCGGCAAAATGTGTTGTGGAAGAAAACCAACATGTCAGAACCGGACAGGTAATAGGCGAACCAGCTGGATTCATTTCTGGTTATGTGCATTCACCTGTTACAGGCATTGTAAAGAAAATAGATAAAGTTTACCACCCGTTACAGGGTAAACCAATGGAAGCAGTCGTCATAGAGAGAACTTCAGAGGATGACTGGGAATATTTGGATCACAAAGATTGGGAAAAATTGTCAAGAGAAGAACTTTTAGAAGTTGTTAAAAAAGCGGGCATAGTTGGACTTGGTGGCGCAATGTTTCCAACTCACGTGAAGCTGAATCCCCCGAAAGATAAGAAAATAGATACGCTTATAATCAACGCAGCTGAATGTGAACCGTATCTGACCATTGACCATAGATTGATGCTGGAGAAGGCAGAAGATTTCATTGAGGGGATAAGAATTGTTATGAAAATATTACAAGTTCAAAAATCCTTCGTGGGGGTTGAATCAAACAAGCTGGACGCATATAAACATTTGAAAAGCATTGTTGGTTCTGAGGAAATAGAAGTGAAGCTTTTGAAAACTAAATACCCTCAAGGAGCAGAAAAACAGCTCATATACGCAATAACTGGAAGAAAGGTACCTGTCGGTGGTTTACCAATGGATGTTGGGGTGGTTGTTCAGAATGTTCAAACCGTCATTGCTATAAAACATGCGGTTGTTGATAGAAAACCTCTCGTAGAAAGAGGATTAACGGTTAGTGGAGAAGGTATTAACAAACCAGCGAATGTAATTGCCAGGATAGGTACAACAGTAAACCAGCTGATTGAGCTTGCCGGTGGTTTAAAAGAGGAAGCAGAGCGAGTTATTCTTGGTGGCCCCATGACTGGCATAGCCATTAACAGGCTTGATATTCCGATATTAAAAGGTACAAGTGGAATAACAGTGCTTTTAAAAGAAAAGCAGCCTGTGCAGAAAAACTGTATCAGATGTACTAAATGTGTTGTTGCTTGCCCGATGGGATTACAACCTTATTTGCTGTATCTTCTTTCAAATAAGAGGAAATATGATGAAGCTGTTTCTGAAGGGTTGATGAGTTGCATTGAATGTGGAGCATGTGCATATATTTGTCCTTCAAAGATAGATCATGTTCGTGCAATAAAACTTGCCAAGAAAGTTTATCAGGCTTTGAGAGGTGGTAGGAAATGA